One genomic window of Arachis hypogaea cultivar Tifrunner chromosome 8, arahy.Tifrunner.gnm2.J5K5, whole genome shotgun sequence includes the following:
- the LOC112707099 gene encoding tetratricopeptide repeat protein SKI3 isoform X5, giving the protein MVFALVESGNISLTLGSFRKGVEQFRQALEISSQCVPAQYGLALGLLCLAKDCMNLGAFKWGASLLEEASEVARASAYSVRNVSCIWKLYADVQLAYARCYPWIEEVQELEANKEAFSASIISWRRTCLSAARLARFSYQRALHLCPWQANIYADIAVTSDLITSLDKDYERDLDACRQLPEKMCVGALLLEGDNYEFWVTLGCLSDQNALNQHALIRGLQLNVSLAVAWGYLGKLYSKMSKKKLARQMFDRARSIDPSLALPWASMSADCCVRESAPDEAFESCSQAVQMMPLAEFQIGLTKLAMLSGHLSSTQVFGAIQQAVQRSPHYPESHNLHGLVCESRKDYRSAAISYRIALHAISIASLDNQNSQIKDVSINLARSLCKAGNAVDAIQECENLRKEGMLDFEVFQVYAISLWQLGKNDLALSIVRSLAASVSSMEKTAMEISVSFIFRLLYYINGLDAVITNIMKMPKELIQSSKVNFVMSAIDALDGHNRLGFLVSRNLYFLNDHDEIDRVHFLIALGKLVKNGHDGFLAVQSGVAYLRRILHMFPNCSLIRNLVGYLSLSGKESNSCHLATRCCKLDHLDLSDKEGLKSASDIHGAAVVACYANGNSNPKSTFQTCTNQCSRGPAAIRYLQRYFHQKPWNHDARYLLILTYFQRAREERFPHQLCVILNRLICVALSNEFCGKKEMCYEYRQFQLLLCASEISLQCGNHITSISHAQKASVLVLPGNYLFFAHLLLCRVYAIKGDLLNCKKEYIRCLELRTDCHIGWMSLKLMECHYQLQIDSNVIDSNFEECLKKGANSWNMWIAVYNLVRGLISFHQKDLISAEELMREACSMAGFESCLFLCHGAICMELARQYGGSMLLSWAVDSLNRFHELLPISLPLASLLVAQAEGSLGAKDKWDRSIRLEWYSWPSVMRPAELYFQMHLVVRQLKDGPNVTGRLESSHSAWRWVIRAIHMNPSCMRYWKVLQKLME; this is encoded by the exons ATGGTCTTTGCTTTGGTTGAAAGCGGAAATATCTCATTGACCCTTGGTTCATTTAGGAAG GGAGTTGAACAATTTCGACAAGCTTTGGAGATTTCATCACAATGTGTGCCTGCACAATATGGGCTTGCTTTGGGGCTGCTTTGTTTAGCAAAAGATTGCATGAACCTGGGAGCATTTAAGTGGGGGGCTTCTTTATTAGAG GAAGCATCTGAGGTTGCAAGAGCAAGTGCTTATTCTGTTAGGAACGTCTCATGTATTTGGAAACTATATGCTGATGTTCAG CTTGCATATGCAAGATGTTATCCTTGGATTGAGGAGGTCCAAGAATTGGAAGCTAATAAGGAAGCTTTCAGTGCTTCCATCATTTCTTGGAGGAGAACCTGTCTTTCGGCGGCAAGACTTGCTAGGTTTTCGTATCAACGAGCCTTGCACTTGTGTCCATGGCAAGCAAACATTTATGCAGATATTGCTGTAACTTCAGATCTTATTACCTCATTGGACAAGGATTATGAACGAGACTTAGATGCATG TAGGCAGCTGCCAGAGAAAATGTGTGTGGGAGCTTTGCTGCTTGAAGGTGACAATTATGAGTTTTGGGTGACATTGGGATGTTTGTCTGATCAAAATGCACTAAATCAACATGCTCTAATCAGAGGATTGCAGTTGAATGTATCTCTAGCTGTTGCTTGGGGATATCTTGGGAAG CTTTATAGTAAAATGAGCAAAAAGAAATTGGCACGGCAAATGTTTGATCGTGCTAGAAGTATTGATCCTAGCCTTGCTTTGCCATGGGCAAGCATGTCAGCTGATTGTTGTGTGag GGAGTCTGCTCCCGATGAGGCGTTTGAGAGCTGTTCCCAAGCAGTGCAGATGATGCCT TTAGCTGAATTCCAAATTGGTCTCACTAAGCTTGCTATGCTGAGTGGCCATCTTTCATCTACACAG GTTTTTGGAGCTATTCAGCAAGCTGTGCAGCGTTCTCCTCACTATCCCGAATCACATAATTTACATGGTCTGGTTTGTGAGTCTCGAAAAGATTACAGATCTGCTGCTATTTCTTACAGGATAGCCCTCCATGCCATTAGCATTGCCTCGTTAGATAATCAAAACTCACAGATAAAAGATGTATCAATTAATTTGGCGAGATCACTTTGTAAG GCTGGGAATGCTGTTGATGCTATACAGGAATGTGAAAATTTGAGGAAAGAAG GAATGCTTGACTTCGAAGTTTTTCAAGTATATGCAATCTCGTTGTGGCAACTTGGTAAAAATGATTTAGCACTCTCAATAGTCAGAAGTCTTGCAGCAAGTGTTTCTTCTATGGAAAAGACAGCCATGGAAATCTCCGTTAGTTTCATTTTTAGATTATTATACTACATCAATGGACTAGATGCAGTCATAACCAACATTATGAAAATGCCAAAGGAGCttattcaaagttcaaaagttaATTTTGTTATGTCTGCTATCGATGCTCTTGATGGACACAATCGTCTTGGATTTCTTGTCTCAAGGAACCTATATTTTCTCAACGATCACGATGAAATTGACAGGGTGCACTTTCTAATAGCACTTGGTAAACTG GTGAAAAATGGGCATGATGGCTTCCTTGCAGTTCAGAGTGGAGTTGCCTACctcagaaggattctgcacatgTTCCCTAACTGTAGTTTGATAAG GAACCTTGTTGGCTATCTCTCACTATCTGGTAAAGAGTCGAACAGTTGCCATCTGGCTACAAGGTGTTGTAAACTGGACCATCTTGACCTTTCTGATAAAGAAGGTTTAAAATCAGCTTCTGATATTCATGGTGCGGCAGTAGTTGCCTGCTATGCCAATGGGAACAGCAACCCAAAGTCTACTTTTCAAACTTGTACAAATCAGTGTTCTAGAGGTCCTGCAGCAATCCGATACCTGCAGAG ATACTTTCATCAGAAACCATGGAATCATGATGCTCGGTACTTGCTTATTCTTACCTATTTCCAGAGGGCACGTGAAGAGAGATTTCCTCATCAGCTGTGTGTTATTCTAAATCGTCTAATATGTGTTGCTCTTTCAAATGAATTTTGTGGAAAGAAAGAAATGTGCTATGAATATAGACAATTTCAACTTCTACTTTGTGCTTCTGAGATCAGTTTACAATGCGGGAATCACATCACCTCTATCTCCCATGCCCAAAAGGCCTCTGTACTCGTGCTTCCTGGTAATTATTTGTTCTTTGCCCACCTACTATTGTGCCGTGTATATGCCATAAAAGGTGATCTTTTGAATTGTAAGAAAGAGTATATTCGATGCTTGGAGTTGAGGACAGATTGCCATATTGGTTGGATGTCTCTCAAACTTATGGAATGCCATTATCAATTGCAAATTGATTCAAATGTCATTGATTCGAACTTTGAAGAATGCCTTAAAAAGGGTGCAAATTCATGGAATATGTGGATAGCTGTGTATAACCTGGTGAGGGGTTTGATTTCCTTTCATCAGAAGGATTTAATCTCAGCCGAAGAGCTCATGCGAGAGGCTTGTTCAATGGCAGGTTTTGAAAGCTGCCTTTTTCTATGTCATG GTGCTATCTGCATGGAGCTTGCCAGGCAGTATGGCGGTTCGATGCTCCTATCATGGGCTGTTGATAGTCTTAACAGATTTCATGAGCTTTTGCCAATCTCTTTGCCTCTTGCCTCCTTATTGGTTGCTCAAGCAGAAGGAAGCCTCGGTGCAAAAGACAAATGGGACAGAAGCATTCGCCTTGAATGGTATTCCTGGCCATCAG TAATGAGGCCTGCAGAGCTCTACTTTCAAATGCATTTGGTTGTAAGGCAGTTAAAAGATGGACCCAACGTCACAGGTAGATTAGAGTCCTCTCATAGTGCTTGGAGATGGGTAATTCGGGCAATTCACATGAACCCTTCTTGCATGAGATATTGGAAGGTCTTACAGAAGCTTATGGAGTAG
- the LOC112707099 gene encoding tetratricopeptide repeat protein SKI3 isoform X1 — translation MESQTHNEEQGVEHLFRRLQDFPDDASLHFDIGLFLWEKGGEANGSTEKAAEHFIESAKLNPKNGEPFKYLGHYYGRISIDTQRALKCYQRAVALNPDDSDSGEALCNLLYQGGKDSLEAAVCREASEKSPRAFWAFRRLGFLQVHQKKWSEAVQNLQHAIRGYPTCAELWEALGLAYQRLGRYTAAIKSYGRAIELDDKMVFALVESGNISLTLGSFRKGVEQFRQALEISSQCVPAQYGLALGLLCLAKDCMNLGAFKWGASLLEEASEVARASAYSVRNVSCIWKLYADVQLAYARCYPWIEEVQELEANKEAFSASIISWRRTCLSAARLARFSYQRALHLCPWQANIYADIAVTSDLITSLDKDYERDLDACRQLPEKMCVGALLLEGDNYEFWVTLGCLSDQNALNQHALIRGLQLNVSLAVAWGYLGKLYSKMSKKKLARQMFDRARSIDPSLALPWASMSADCCVRESAPDEAFESCSQAVQMMPLAEFQIGLTKLAMLSGHLSSTQVFGAIQQAVQRSPHYPESHNLHGLVCESRKDYRSAAISYRIALHAISIASLDNQNSQIKDVSINLARSLCKAGNAVDAIQECENLRKEGMLDFEVFQVYAISLWQLGKNDLALSIVRSLAASVSSMEKTAMEISVSFIFRLLYYINGLDAVITNIMKMPKELIQSSKVNFVMSAIDALDGHNRLGFLVSRNLYFLNDHDEIDRVHFLIALGKLVKNGHDGFLAVQSGVAYLRRILHMFPNCSLIRNLVGYLSLSGKESNSCHLATRCCKLDHLDLSDKEGLKSASDIHGAAVVACYANGNSNPKSTFQTCTNQCSRGPAAIRYLQRYFHQKPWNHDARYLLILTYFQRAREERFPHQLCVILNRLICVALSNEFCGKKEMCYEYRQFQLLLCASEISLQCGNHITSISHAQKASVLVLPGNYLFFAHLLLCRVYAIKGDLLNCKKEYIRCLELRTDCHIGWMSLKLMECHYQLQIDSNVIDSNFEECLKKGANSWNMWIAVYNLVRGLISFHQKDLISAEELMREACSMAGFESCLFLCHGAICMELARQYGGSMLLSWAVDSLNRFHELLPISLPLASLLVAQAEGSLGAKDKWDRSIRLEWYSWPSVMRPAELYFQMHLVVRQLKDGPNVTGRLESSHSAWRWVIRAIHMNPSCMRYWKVLQKLME, via the exons ATGGAATCTCAAACACATAAT GAGGAACAAGGTGTAGAACATCTCTTCAGACGCTTGCAGGATTTCCCAGACGATGCGTCGCTGCATTTTGATATT GGCTTATTCTTATgggaaaaaggaggagaagcGAATGGATCCACAGAAAAAGCGGCTGAACATTTCATTGAATCAGCCAAATTGAACCCCAAGAATGGAGAACCTTTCAAATATCTTGGTCATTATTATGGCCGCATTTCCATTGATACTCAGAGAGCCCTTAAGTGTTATCAGCGAGCTGTTGCTCTCAATCCTGATGATTCTGATTCTGGG GAAGCTCTTTGCAATTTACTATACCAAGGAGGAAAGGATAGTTTGGAGGCAGCAGTATGTCGTGAAGCTTCTGAAAAGTCACCAAGGGCCTTTTGGGCATTCCGTAGATTGGGTTTCCTGCAG GTTCATCAGAAGAAATGGTCCGAAGCTGTTCAGAATCTTCAACATGCCATACGAGGCTATCCTACATGTGCTGAACTGTGGGAA GCTTTGGGCCTTGCTTATCAGCGATTGGGCAGGTATACTGCAGCCATAAAG TCTTATGGCCGTGCCATCGAGTTGGATGATAAGATGGTCTTTGCTTTGGTTGAAAGCGGAAATATCTCATTGACCCTTGGTTCATTTAGGAAG GGAGTTGAACAATTTCGACAAGCTTTGGAGATTTCATCACAATGTGTGCCTGCACAATATGGGCTTGCTTTGGGGCTGCTTTGTTTAGCAAAAGATTGCATGAACCTGGGAGCATTTAAGTGGGGGGCTTCTTTATTAGAG GAAGCATCTGAGGTTGCAAGAGCAAGTGCTTATTCTGTTAGGAACGTCTCATGTATTTGGAAACTATATGCTGATGTTCAG CTTGCATATGCAAGATGTTATCCTTGGATTGAGGAGGTCCAAGAATTGGAAGCTAATAAGGAAGCTTTCAGTGCTTCCATCATTTCTTGGAGGAGAACCTGTCTTTCGGCGGCAAGACTTGCTAGGTTTTCGTATCAACGAGCCTTGCACTTGTGTCCATGGCAAGCAAACATTTATGCAGATATTGCTGTAACTTCAGATCTTATTACCTCATTGGACAAGGATTATGAACGAGACTTAGATGCATG TAGGCAGCTGCCAGAGAAAATGTGTGTGGGAGCTTTGCTGCTTGAAGGTGACAATTATGAGTTTTGGGTGACATTGGGATGTTTGTCTGATCAAAATGCACTAAATCAACATGCTCTAATCAGAGGATTGCAGTTGAATGTATCTCTAGCTGTTGCTTGGGGATATCTTGGGAAG CTTTATAGTAAAATGAGCAAAAAGAAATTGGCACGGCAAATGTTTGATCGTGCTAGAAGTATTGATCCTAGCCTTGCTTTGCCATGGGCAAGCATGTCAGCTGATTGTTGTGTGag GGAGTCTGCTCCCGATGAGGCGTTTGAGAGCTGTTCCCAAGCAGTGCAGATGATGCCT TTAGCTGAATTCCAAATTGGTCTCACTAAGCTTGCTATGCTGAGTGGCCATCTTTCATCTACACAG GTTTTTGGAGCTATTCAGCAAGCTGTGCAGCGTTCTCCTCACTATCCCGAATCACATAATTTACATGGTCTGGTTTGTGAGTCTCGAAAAGATTACAGATCTGCTGCTATTTCTTACAGGATAGCCCTCCATGCCATTAGCATTGCCTCGTTAGATAATCAAAACTCACAGATAAAAGATGTATCAATTAATTTGGCGAGATCACTTTGTAAG GCTGGGAATGCTGTTGATGCTATACAGGAATGTGAAAATTTGAGGAAAGAAG GAATGCTTGACTTCGAAGTTTTTCAAGTATATGCAATCTCGTTGTGGCAACTTGGTAAAAATGATTTAGCACTCTCAATAGTCAGAAGTCTTGCAGCAAGTGTTTCTTCTATGGAAAAGACAGCCATGGAAATCTCCGTTAGTTTCATTTTTAGATTATTATACTACATCAATGGACTAGATGCAGTCATAACCAACATTATGAAAATGCCAAAGGAGCttattcaaagttcaaaagttaATTTTGTTATGTCTGCTATCGATGCTCTTGATGGACACAATCGTCTTGGATTTCTTGTCTCAAGGAACCTATATTTTCTCAACGATCACGATGAAATTGACAGGGTGCACTTTCTAATAGCACTTGGTAAACTG GTGAAAAATGGGCATGATGGCTTCCTTGCAGTTCAGAGTGGAGTTGCCTACctcagaaggattctgcacatgTTCCCTAACTGTAGTTTGATAAG GAACCTTGTTGGCTATCTCTCACTATCTGGTAAAGAGTCGAACAGTTGCCATCTGGCTACAAGGTGTTGTAAACTGGACCATCTTGACCTTTCTGATAAAGAAGGTTTAAAATCAGCTTCTGATATTCATGGTGCGGCAGTAGTTGCCTGCTATGCCAATGGGAACAGCAACCCAAAGTCTACTTTTCAAACTTGTACAAATCAGTGTTCTAGAGGTCCTGCAGCAATCCGATACCTGCAGAG ATACTTTCATCAGAAACCATGGAATCATGATGCTCGGTACTTGCTTATTCTTACCTATTTCCAGAGGGCACGTGAAGAGAGATTTCCTCATCAGCTGTGTGTTATTCTAAATCGTCTAATATGTGTTGCTCTTTCAAATGAATTTTGTGGAAAGAAAGAAATGTGCTATGAATATAGACAATTTCAACTTCTACTTTGTGCTTCTGAGATCAGTTTACAATGCGGGAATCACATCACCTCTATCTCCCATGCCCAAAAGGCCTCTGTACTCGTGCTTCCTGGTAATTATTTGTTCTTTGCCCACCTACTATTGTGCCGTGTATATGCCATAAAAGGTGATCTTTTGAATTGTAAGAAAGAGTATATTCGATGCTTGGAGTTGAGGACAGATTGCCATATTGGTTGGATGTCTCTCAAACTTATGGAATGCCATTATCAATTGCAAATTGATTCAAATGTCATTGATTCGAACTTTGAAGAATGCCTTAAAAAGGGTGCAAATTCATGGAATATGTGGATAGCTGTGTATAACCTGGTGAGGGGTTTGATTTCCTTTCATCAGAAGGATTTAATCTCAGCCGAAGAGCTCATGCGAGAGGCTTGTTCAATGGCAGGTTTTGAAAGCTGCCTTTTTCTATGTCATG GTGCTATCTGCATGGAGCTTGCCAGGCAGTATGGCGGTTCGATGCTCCTATCATGGGCTGTTGATAGTCTTAACAGATTTCATGAGCTTTTGCCAATCTCTTTGCCTCTTGCCTCCTTATTGGTTGCTCAAGCAGAAGGAAGCCTCGGTGCAAAAGACAAATGGGACAGAAGCATTCGCCTTGAATGGTATTCCTGGCCATCAG TAATGAGGCCTGCAGAGCTCTACTTTCAAATGCATTTGGTTGTAAGGCAGTTAAAAGATGGACCCAACGTCACAGGTAGATTAGAGTCCTCTCATAGTGCTTGGAGATGGGTAATTCGGGCAATTCACATGAACCCTTCTTGCATGAGATATTGGAAGGTCTTACAGAAGCTTATGGAGTAG
- the LOC112707099 gene encoding tetratricopeptide repeat protein SKI3 isoform X3: MESQTHNEEQGVEHLFRRLQDFPDDASLHFDIGLFLWEKGGEANGSTEKAAEHFIESAKLNPKNGEPFKYLGHYYGRISIDTQRALKCYQRAVALNPDDSDSGEALCNLLYQGGKDSLEAAVCREASEKSPRAFWAFRRLGFLQVHQKKWSEAVQNLQHAIRGYPTCAELWEALGLAYQRLGRYTAAIKSYGRAIELDDKMVFALVESGNISLTLGSFRKGVEQFRQALEISSQCVPAQYGLALGLLCLAKDCMNLGAFKWGASLLEEASEVARASAYSVRNVSCIWKLYADVQLAYARCYPWIEEVQELEANKEAFSASIISWRRTCLSAARLARFSYQRALHLCPWQANIYADIAVTSDLITSLDKDYERDLDACRQLPEKMCVGALLLEGDNYEFWVTLGCLSDQNALNQHALIRGLQLNVSLAVAWGYLGKLYSKMSKKKLARQMFDRARSIDPSLALPWASMSADCCVRESAPDEAFESCSQAVQMMPLAEFQIGLTKLAMLSGHLSSTQVFGAIQQAVQRSPHYPESHNLHGLVCESRKDYRSAAISYRIALHAISIASLDNQNSQIKDVSINLARSLCKAGNAVDAIQECENLRKEGMLDFEVFQVYAISLWQLGKNDLALSIVRSLAASVSSMEKTAMEISVSFIFRLLYYINGLDAVITNIMKMPKELIQSSKVNFVMSAIDALDGHNRLGFLVSRNLYFLNDHDEIDRVHFLIALGKLVKNGHDGFLAVQSGVAYLRRILHMFPNCSLIRNLVGYLSLSGKESNSCHLATRCCKLDHLDLSDKEGLKSASDIHGAAVVACYANGNSNPKSTFQTCTNQCSRGPAAIRYLQRYFHQKPWNHDARYLLILTYFQRAREERFPHQLCVILNRLICVALSNEFCGKKEMCYEYRQFQLLLCASEISLQCGNHITSISHAQKASVLVLPECLKKGANSWNMWIAVYNLVRGLISFHQKDLISAEELMREACSMAGFESCLFLCHGAICMELARQYGGSMLLSWAVDSLNRFHELLPISLPLASLLVAQAEGSLGAKDKWDRSIRLEWYSWPSVMRPAELYFQMHLVVRQLKDGPNVTGRLESSHSAWRWVIRAIHMNPSCMRYWKVLQKLME; the protein is encoded by the exons ATGGAATCTCAAACACATAAT GAGGAACAAGGTGTAGAACATCTCTTCAGACGCTTGCAGGATTTCCCAGACGATGCGTCGCTGCATTTTGATATT GGCTTATTCTTATgggaaaaaggaggagaagcGAATGGATCCACAGAAAAAGCGGCTGAACATTTCATTGAATCAGCCAAATTGAACCCCAAGAATGGAGAACCTTTCAAATATCTTGGTCATTATTATGGCCGCATTTCCATTGATACTCAGAGAGCCCTTAAGTGTTATCAGCGAGCTGTTGCTCTCAATCCTGATGATTCTGATTCTGGG GAAGCTCTTTGCAATTTACTATACCAAGGAGGAAAGGATAGTTTGGAGGCAGCAGTATGTCGTGAAGCTTCTGAAAAGTCACCAAGGGCCTTTTGGGCATTCCGTAGATTGGGTTTCCTGCAG GTTCATCAGAAGAAATGGTCCGAAGCTGTTCAGAATCTTCAACATGCCATACGAGGCTATCCTACATGTGCTGAACTGTGGGAA GCTTTGGGCCTTGCTTATCAGCGATTGGGCAGGTATACTGCAGCCATAAAG TCTTATGGCCGTGCCATCGAGTTGGATGATAAGATGGTCTTTGCTTTGGTTGAAAGCGGAAATATCTCATTGACCCTTGGTTCATTTAGGAAG GGAGTTGAACAATTTCGACAAGCTTTGGAGATTTCATCACAATGTGTGCCTGCACAATATGGGCTTGCTTTGGGGCTGCTTTGTTTAGCAAAAGATTGCATGAACCTGGGAGCATTTAAGTGGGGGGCTTCTTTATTAGAG GAAGCATCTGAGGTTGCAAGAGCAAGTGCTTATTCTGTTAGGAACGTCTCATGTATTTGGAAACTATATGCTGATGTTCAG CTTGCATATGCAAGATGTTATCCTTGGATTGAGGAGGTCCAAGAATTGGAAGCTAATAAGGAAGCTTTCAGTGCTTCCATCATTTCTTGGAGGAGAACCTGTCTTTCGGCGGCAAGACTTGCTAGGTTTTCGTATCAACGAGCCTTGCACTTGTGTCCATGGCAAGCAAACATTTATGCAGATATTGCTGTAACTTCAGATCTTATTACCTCATTGGACAAGGATTATGAACGAGACTTAGATGCATG TAGGCAGCTGCCAGAGAAAATGTGTGTGGGAGCTTTGCTGCTTGAAGGTGACAATTATGAGTTTTGGGTGACATTGGGATGTTTGTCTGATCAAAATGCACTAAATCAACATGCTCTAATCAGAGGATTGCAGTTGAATGTATCTCTAGCTGTTGCTTGGGGATATCTTGGGAAG CTTTATAGTAAAATGAGCAAAAAGAAATTGGCACGGCAAATGTTTGATCGTGCTAGAAGTATTGATCCTAGCCTTGCTTTGCCATGGGCAAGCATGTCAGCTGATTGTTGTGTGag GGAGTCTGCTCCCGATGAGGCGTTTGAGAGCTGTTCCCAAGCAGTGCAGATGATGCCT TTAGCTGAATTCCAAATTGGTCTCACTAAGCTTGCTATGCTGAGTGGCCATCTTTCATCTACACAG GTTTTTGGAGCTATTCAGCAAGCTGTGCAGCGTTCTCCTCACTATCCCGAATCACATAATTTACATGGTCTGGTTTGTGAGTCTCGAAAAGATTACAGATCTGCTGCTATTTCTTACAGGATAGCCCTCCATGCCATTAGCATTGCCTCGTTAGATAATCAAAACTCACAGATAAAAGATGTATCAATTAATTTGGCGAGATCACTTTGTAAG GCTGGGAATGCTGTTGATGCTATACAGGAATGTGAAAATTTGAGGAAAGAAG GAATGCTTGACTTCGAAGTTTTTCAAGTATATGCAATCTCGTTGTGGCAACTTGGTAAAAATGATTTAGCACTCTCAATAGTCAGAAGTCTTGCAGCAAGTGTTTCTTCTATGGAAAAGACAGCCATGGAAATCTCCGTTAGTTTCATTTTTAGATTATTATACTACATCAATGGACTAGATGCAGTCATAACCAACATTATGAAAATGCCAAAGGAGCttattcaaagttcaaaagttaATTTTGTTATGTCTGCTATCGATGCTCTTGATGGACACAATCGTCTTGGATTTCTTGTCTCAAGGAACCTATATTTTCTCAACGATCACGATGAAATTGACAGGGTGCACTTTCTAATAGCACTTGGTAAACTG GTGAAAAATGGGCATGATGGCTTCCTTGCAGTTCAGAGTGGAGTTGCCTACctcagaaggattctgcacatgTTCCCTAACTGTAGTTTGATAAG GAACCTTGTTGGCTATCTCTCACTATCTGGTAAAGAGTCGAACAGTTGCCATCTGGCTACAAGGTGTTGTAAACTGGACCATCTTGACCTTTCTGATAAAGAAGGTTTAAAATCAGCTTCTGATATTCATGGTGCGGCAGTAGTTGCCTGCTATGCCAATGGGAACAGCAACCCAAAGTCTACTTTTCAAACTTGTACAAATCAGTGTTCTAGAGGTCCTGCAGCAATCCGATACCTGCAGAG ATACTTTCATCAGAAACCATGGAATCATGATGCTCGGTACTTGCTTATTCTTACCTATTTCCAGAGGGCACGTGAAGAGAGATTTCCTCATCAGCTGTGTGTTATTCTAAATCGTCTAATATGTGTTGCTCTTTCAAATGAATTTTGTGGAAAGAAAGAAATGTGCTATGAATATAGACAATTTCAACTTCTACTTTGTGCTTCTGAGATCAGTTTACAATGCGGGAATCACATCACCTCTATCTCCCATGCCCAAAAGGCCTCTGTACTCGTGCTTCCTG AATGCCTTAAAAAGGGTGCAAATTCATGGAATATGTGGATAGCTGTGTATAACCTGGTGAGGGGTTTGATTTCCTTTCATCAGAAGGATTTAATCTCAGCCGAAGAGCTCATGCGAGAGGCTTGTTCAATGGCAGGTTTTGAAAGCTGCCTTTTTCTATGTCATG GTGCTATCTGCATGGAGCTTGCCAGGCAGTATGGCGGTTCGATGCTCCTATCATGGGCTGTTGATAGTCTTAACAGATTTCATGAGCTTTTGCCAATCTCTTTGCCTCTTGCCTCCTTATTGGTTGCTCAAGCAGAAGGAAGCCTCGGTGCAAAAGACAAATGGGACAGAAGCATTCGCCTTGAATGGTATTCCTGGCCATCAG TAATGAGGCCTGCAGAGCTCTACTTTCAAATGCATTTGGTTGTAAGGCAGTTAAAAGATGGACCCAACGTCACAGGTAGATTAGAGTCCTCTCATAGTGCTTGGAGATGGGTAATTCGGGCAATTCACATGAACCCTTCTTGCATGAGATATTGGAAGGTCTTACAGAAGCTTATGGAGTAG